In Oscillatoria sp. FACHB-1407, a single genomic region encodes these proteins:
- a CDS encoding response regulator — MSNKRILIIDDEETIQTVVQFGIRMTAGWQVLVATSGRQGIQLAQQEQPDVILLDVVMPDMSGMTALKTLQSDDATAHIPVILLTAKAQLTGHSDHARGVRGVITKPFNSLHLSEQIARILQW; from the coding sequence ATGTCTAATAAACGCATCCTGATTATTGATGATGAGGAAACGATTCAAACGGTGGTGCAGTTTGGTATCAGAATGACGGCAGGTTGGCAGGTGTTGGTTGCCACATCGGGCAGGCAGGGAATTCAACTGGCTCAACAAGAGCAACCCGATGTAATTTTGTTAGATGTAGTGATGCCTGATATGAGTGGTATGACAGCTTTGAAGACCCTCCAATCTGACGATGCCACGGCACACATTCCCGTGATTTTGTTAACGGCTAAGGCACAACTCACAGGGCACTCTGATCACGCCAGAGGCGTGAGGGGCGTGATTACCAAGCCCTTTAATTCGCTGCATCTCTCTGAGCAAATTGCCCGAATTCTCCAGTGGTAG